In the Anastrepha obliqua isolate idAnaObli1 chromosome 1, idAnaObli1_1.0, whole genome shotgun sequence genome, one interval contains:
- the LOC129235953 gene encoding xanthine dehydrogenase has translation MTTKFIINDRLYTFKLSNLPSDITLNTFIREHAGLSGTKFMCQEGGCGVCVCVVTGKHPVTGDVHTWAVNSCLTLLNTCADWEITTIEGIGSKRMGYHPIQKRLAKMNGTQCGFCSPGFVMNMYGLLKSKGDKVTMEEVENSFGGNICRCTGYRPILDAMKSFAIDSTIEIPEECFDIEDLRTKTCPKTETSCNRSCISLTKRPPMKYEDGSQWFWPKSLSDVFCAIEQSKGCKYMLVAGNTAHGVFHREYTIKTFIGVNGVPELCQYSITPNAVTLGGNLSLSQTMEIFQEAAKYNGFEYSKQLWNHFDLIANVPVRNMGTLAGNLMMKYYHNSFPSDIFVLFEALNAQVIVQESATKEKTVTITEFLKTPIKGKVIRAFILPPYSLKRYIFDSYKVMIRAQNAHAYVNAAFLINIERPSFRVKSARICFGGINPDFIHATEIEKILEGKQLYDPEVVRRIFVAARNHIVADAVLPDASPDYRQKLACGLLYKTILKNTPDSTIPAKLRSGAEILKRPVSSGRQVYERIEDDSPVHQAIEKYEGVMQTAGEATYANDVPVQPHQLWAAFVTAKKVGATVVDIDTSEAFKLPGVVDFLTTKDIPGKNTVCGNEPMFFKENEELFASGATKFYNQPIGVIVADSNATANAAVKLVKLTYAGKADEVFPTLHDVLNSACSDRINHTIKSLIENLKIEDDYDVHGSGKLDLGLQYHYFMEPHTSVVIPFEGGLEVYAATQWMDLLQGALTELLGMKTNEVQVKVRRLGGGYGGKATRSLPAACAAALAAFKLNRPVRFVQSIESMMNVLGKRWAFHSDYDFYVKSTGKIVALRNAFYEDAGCLPNESPMGHTVLLGKNCYEFSDNYKLDGYMVITDSPSNTPCRAPGSVEGIAMIENILEQISFDTGLDPVDVRTANLIPGHKMGKILAHFVESTNYKIRKQEVKIFNVHNRWCKKGLGIAIMEYHIGYFGQFPATLAIYHGDGTVIISHGGIEMGQGMNTKVAQLASYELGIPLNMIRFEGSNTINGANSMVTGGSIGSETLCYAVRKCCNTINERLKPVRESLKNPTWLEIIQTAYSQHISLIVNDDCKPNDMDPYTVCALGLVEVEVDILTGNYQLPRVDILEDAGESLNPNVDIGQIEGAFMMGLGYWTSEEIVVDRNTGELKTNRTWNYKPPGAKDIPIDFRIEMLPRSPNAAGFMRSKATGEPAICLGIAVGFALQEALQSARSDAGIPNKWIALSAPMTPERVLLQSGTDCSMFQLK, from the exons ATGACAACAAAGTTTATTATCAACGACCGATTATACACTT TTAAGTTATCCAATCTTCCATCGGACATTACTTTGAACACCTTTATCCGAGAGCATGCGGGACTATCAGGTACTAAATTTATGTGTCAAGAAGGCGGATGCGGAGTATGCGTTTGCGTGGTTACGGGTAAACACCCAGTTACTGGCGATGTGCACACTTGGGCCGTCAACTCA TGTTTGACATTACTGAACACTTGTGCAGATTGGGAGATAACCACTATTGAGGGGATTGGGAGCAAACGTATGGGCTATCACCCGATTCAAAAACGTTTGGCTAAGATGAACGGCACTCAATGTGGTTTTTGCTCGCCAGGTTTTGTTATGAATATGTATGGGTTACTGAAATCTAAGGGAGACAAAGTTACCATGGAGGAGGTGGAGAATTCTTTTGGTGGCAACATTTGTCGATGCACTGGATACCGTCCCATATTAGATGCCATGAAATCTTTTGCAATCGACAGTACTATCGAAATTCCTGAAGAGTGCTTTGACATTGAAGACCTCAGGACTAAAACATGCCCCAAGACTGAGACTTCATGTAACAGATCTTGCATCAGCCTGACAAAGCGGCCGCCAATGAAATATGAGGATGGTAGCCAATGGTTCTGGCCGAAATCATTATCTGACGTTTTCTGTGCTATAGAGCAATCGAAAGGTTGCAAGTATATGCTGGTGGCCGGTAATACTGCTCACGGCGTCTTTCACCGCGAATATACTATTAAAACATTTATCGGCGTGAATGGAGTACCTGAACTGTGCCAATATAGTATTACTCCAAATGCCGTAACCTTaggtggcaatttaagtttatcCCAGACAATGGAAATATTTCAAGAGGCAGCCAAATATAATGGCTTTGAGTACTCTAAACAACTTTGGAACCATTTCGATTTAATTGCAAATGTACCTGTTCGCAAT ATGGGCACCTTGGCTGGTAACCTAATGATGAAATACTACCACAACAGCTTCCCCTCtgatatttttgttctttttgaagcaTTAAATGCTCAAGTGATAGTCCAAGAAAGCGCGACAAAAGAGAAGACAGTAACGATCACAGAGTTTTTGAAAACTCCAATAAAGGGTAAAGTTATTAGAGCATTCATTCTTCCACCATATTCGTTAAAGAGATATATATTTGATTCCTACAAG GTTATGATCAGGGCACAAAATGCGCATGCTTATGTTAATGCTGCGTTTCTCATAAATATTGAGAGACCAAGCTTCAGAGTAAAATCTGCCCGCATCTGTTTTGGTGGCATAAATCCTGACTTCATCCACGCAACTGAAATCGAAAAAATACTAGAAGGAAAACAATTATATGATCCAGAAGTTGTAAGACGGATTTTTGTGGCAGCCAGAAATCACATCGTTGCTGATGCAGTTTTACCTGATGCTTCGCCCGACTATAGGCAGAAACTAGCTTGTGGGCTACTCtataaaaccattttgaaaaatacacCAGACAGCACAATTCCAGCAAAGCTACGTAGTGGAGCAGAGATTCTGAAGCGTCCAGTATCATCAGGTAGACAAGTATACGAAAGAATAGAAGATGATTCACCTGTACACCAAGCAATTGAAAAATACGAAGGTGTAATGCAGACAGCAGGGGAAGCCACTTATGCCAATGATGTACCCGTTCAGCCACACCAGTTGTGGGCAGCTTTCGTTACGGCCAAGAAAGTAGGAGCTACGGTAGTTGACATTGACACCTCAGAAGCATTCAAACTACCTGGAGTTGTTGACTTTCTAACTACTAAAGATATACCTGGAAAAAATACGGTTTGTGGAAACGAGCCCATGTTCTTTAAAGAGAATGAGGAACTATTTGCTAGTGGTGCCACAAAATTTTACAATCAACCAATAGGTGTAATAGTGGCTGACTCTAATGCCACTGCCAATGCGGCTGTTAAACTAGTGAAGCTCACTTATGCTGGCAAAGCAGACGAAGTTTTCCCCACACTTCATGATGTTCTGAACAGTGCTTGCTCAGATAGAATTAACCATACTATTAAGTCCCTCatcgaaaatctaaaaattgAAGACGATTATGATGTACATGGTTCGGGAAAATTAGATTTGGGCTTGCAGTACCACTACTTCATGGAACCACATACTTCCGTAGTAATTCCGTTTGAAGGTGGATTGGAAGTGTATGCCGCCACTCAGTGGATGGACCTGCTCCAAGGAGCTCTTACAGAGTTGCTGGGAATGAAAACTAATGAAGTTCAAGTTAAGGTACGGCGATTGGGTGGTGGCTATGGTGGCAAGGCGACCCGGAGTCTTCCAGCTGCTTGCGCCGCCGCATTGGCTGCCTTTAAGCTTAACCGTCCGGTACGTTTTGTCCAATCTATAGAATCGATGATGAATGTTCTTGGAAAACGATGGGCTTTCCATTCAGATTACGACTTCTACGTTAAAAGTACGGGAAAAATTGTAGCACTGCGTAATGCATTTTACGAAGATGCAGGCTGTCTTCCTAACGAATCTCCAATGGGTCACACAGTTTTGCTCGGTAAAAATTGCTATGAATTTAGTGATAACTACAAGTTGGATGGTTACATGGTCATAACTGATTCGCCTAGCAATACACCCTGCCgtgcacctggttcagttgaggGAATTGCCATGATCGAAAATATTCTCGAACAGATATCTTTTGATACTGGATTAGATCCAGTGGATGTTCGTACTGCTAACTTAATTCCTGGACATAAAATGGGTAAAATTTTGGCACACTTTGTGGAATcaacaaattacaaaatacgAAAGCAGgaagtcaaaattttcaatgtaCATAATCGCTGGTGTAAGAAGGGCCTTGGTATTGCTATCATGGAGTATCATATTGGGTACTTTGGACAGTTTCCGGCTACGTTAGCCATCTATCACGGCGATGGAACCGTGATTATTTCACACGGTGGTATTGAAATGGGTCAAGGAATGAACACCAAGGTCGCCCAGCTGGCGTCTTATGAGTTGGGTATACCATTAAATATGATTCGATTTGAGGGTAGCAATACTATTAATGGCGCAAATAGCATGGTAACTGGAGGCTCAATCGGCAGTGAAACACTCTGCtac GCGGTGCGGAAATGTTGCAACACAATTAACGAACGACTCAAGCCAGTGCGGGAATCCTTAAAAAATCCGACATGGCTCGAAATTATACAGACAGCTTACAGTCAACACATTAGTCTGATTGTAAACGATGATTGCAAACCAAATGATATGGATCCATATACAGTGTGTGCTCTAGGTCTTGTGGAGGTGGAAGTCGACATTCTGACCGGCAATTATCAACTACCGCGCGTAGATATATTGGAGGATGCTGGAGAGAGTTTAAATCCAAATGTGGATATCGGACAAATTGAGGGAGCATTTATGATGGGCCTCGGCTATTGGACTTCAGAAGaaatagttgttgatagaaatACTGGTGAGCTCAAAACTAACCGTACATGGAATTACAAACCACCTGGTGCTAAAGACATACCAATCGATTTCCGCATTGAAATGTTGCCACGCAGCCCAAATGCGGCTGGGTTTATGCGTTCCAAGG CTACTGGTGAGCCAGCTATATGTTTAGGAATAGCTGTGGGCTTTGCTCTGCAGGAGGCTTTACAATCTGCTCGCTCTGATGCTGGGATACCAAATAAATGGATTGCGCTAAGCGCACCGATGACACCCGAACGTGTGTTGCTACAGTCAGGTACTGATTGTAGCATGTTCCAGCTCAAGTAA
- the LOC129253408 gene encoding uncharacterized protein LOC129253408 gives MSKPKTAISSLSPSKEMIDLKSLKRQRTVAKTSIVRIKTGLLEKTMSLDPIELECRLDILNSHSEKLMKCQSKIEEIDEEDIARGELEDLIVETKSIIKSILARNKSSIAETSFTAPHSSRLPKMSLPTFKGEYSEFKNFMSLFESFVHNDPTIPDIEKFNHLVSCLSGEALGTVKSFQMSEKNYPKALASLRKVYDNKCLIFFNTVSKLFELSKIQRPSASSLRSMIDTVSVVYDSLLSLGDDKLISNAMLIHIVMSKVDPTTRSKWEEQLDYDKLPLWAECEAMLNKRYQHLSAEEASSSQQRPNNEDTRQKTKNQQLRHSKTTFIATNSKLPTCLHFGSKDHYLTACPKFQALTALKRFELAKSISLCINCLRKGHTVSKCKADRCGVCNRSHHTMLHQYPISFETEPQPSTSQAMHISSLPDRVMLATAVVNVKASSGVYVQARALLDSGSQVNFMTEELMQKLRIRKEKFALNIVGIGNSNKKVQGKLKTYIKSRINNFEFSADFWVMRSISVNHPDRTVNTNGWKIPQNIELADPSFYKCQKIDILLGAEIFFDLLSVGQIRTSPRQPTLQKTVLGWIISGKYATNNSSSAQVSSTLCQFEESVASIDTTIRKFWELEEIPAQINSTRLTPEQAKCEEFFSKTTQVLPCGRLQVRLPFKTDRKLLGHSYETAARRFQALERRTLKDPVLRKMYLDFMQEYLELGHMSPTNNRLPSEPHYFIPHQCVLRPQSTTTKLRVVFDASSRTSTQVALNETLMVGPIVQEELFSTLLRFRLHKYAMTADITKMYRQILVHEDDRNFQLIVWRQDPSEHLQIFRLNTVTYGTAPAPFLATRCLQMLSDKNKAKYPLGSKVIRNDFYVDDLLTGSDSIESLTQIQQEVNIILESAGLKLAKWFSNHTSSSNSESLQKLLQLSDTDSTKTLGIHWQPKDDIFRFILEDNFSELRATKRNILSVSARLFDPLGLLAPLVTKAKILLQELWIQKLDWDESIPLRLDTSWQNFKANLLQLSSISIPRFIGRRGMPAKIYCDNATNFVGAERKLRELREAFLAQKEEILQYAADEGFIFAFIPPRAPHFGGLWEAAVKSAKHLLVRAVGNVLLTAEESATLLVEVKAVLNSRPLAPLSNDPNDGEALTPAHLLIGCPLRALPPEKVPVNLGRCLERWQLVCSLKQQFWRAWSKSYLLELQQRNKWVHPQRNVQPGQLVVVHEDNVPPQHWVLGRVTATIPGADGKIRVADITTRSGEVRRPIHKLAVLPVENKN, from the exons ATGAGTAAACCAAAGACTGCTATTTCAAGTCTCTCTCCAAGTAAGGAGATGATTGACTTAAAGTCTTTAAAGCGCCAGAGAACTGTTGCAAAAACCAGCATAGTGCGCATAAAAACGGGTCTCCTTGAAAAGACCATGTCGCTAGATCCAATCGAATTGGAGTGCCGACTCGACATATTGAACTCCCACAGTGAAAAACTCATGAAATGTCAGTCGAAAATTGAGGAAATCGACGAAGAAGACATTGCCCGTGGAGAGTTAGAGGACTTAATTGTAGAAACAAAGTCCATTATAAAGTCCATTCTGGCGAGAAATAAATCGTCAATTGCCGAAACATCTTTTACTGCACCTCACAGCTCGCGACTACCAAAAATGTCGTTACCTACGTTCAAAGGAGAATATTCCgagtttaaaaactttatgagTCTGTTTGAGAGTTTCGTGCATAATGATCCCACAATCCcggatattgaaaaatttaatcatttagtATCATGTCTATCCGGTGAAGCCTTAGGCACAGTGAAGTCCTTCCAAAtgtcggaaaaaaattatccaaaggCGTTGGCAAGTTTGAGAAAAGTTTATGACAATAAATGCCTGATATTCTTTAATACAGtgtctaaactttttgaattgtcaaaaatccaaAGGCCTTCTGCGTCGTCTTTGCGATCAATGATCGATACAGTGTCTGTAGTATATGACTCCCTCTTATCGCTGGGTGACGATAAACTTATTTCAAATGCGATGTTGATTCACATAGTCATGTCGAAGGTTGATCCCACTACTCGGTCAAAGTGGGAGGAGCAACTTGACTATGATAAGCTGCCGCTTTGGGCTGAGTGTGAAGCTATGCTAAACAAGAGGTACCAGCATTTATCAGCTGAAGAAGCTTCCTCATCCCAACAAAGGCCAAATAATGAAGATACgcggcagaaaacaaaaaatcaacaactgCGACACTCAAAGACAACATTTATCGCGACAAATTCCAAACTGCCGACTTGCCTTCACTTTGGTTCCAAGGACCATTATTTGACAGCTTGTCCAAAATTCCAAGCGCTTACTGCACTTAAAAGATTTGAATTAGCAAAATCTATTTCCCTGTGCATAAATTGCTTGCGCAAGGGACACACGGTCTCAAAGTGCAAAGCAGATCGCTGTGGTGTATGCAACCGTTCGCATCACACCATGTTGCATCAATATCCGATCTCCTTTGAGACCGAGCCGCAACCTTCGACGTCACAGGCCATGCATATTAGCAGCCTGCCTGACCGAGTCATGTTAGCTACAGCCGTAGTTAATGTAAAGGCCAGCTCCGGTGTTTACGTGCAAGCGCGAGCCCTACTTGACTCCGGTTCTCAAGTCAACTTTATGACCGAAGAGCTTATGCAGAAATTGCGAATCCGAAAAGAAAAATTCGCTCTAAATATAGTTGGAATTggcaattcaaataaaaaggtCCAAGGCAAGCTTAAAACTTATATAAAATCGAGGatcaacaattttgaattttcggcgGACTTTTGGGTAATGCGTTCGATATCAGTCAATCATCCAGATCGGACTGTAAACACAAATGGCTGGAAAATCCCACAAAATATTGAACTAGCTGACCCAAGTTTCTACAAGTGTCAGAAAATAGACATACTTTTAGGAGCTGAAATATTCTTTGATCTGTTATCGGTGGGTCAGATCAGAACCAGCCCAAGGCAGCCAACGCTGCAAAAAACTGTGTTAGGCTGGATAATTTCAGGCAAGTATGCCACAAATAATAGCTCCAGTGCCCAAGTAAGCAGCACATTATGTCAATTTGAAGAAAGCGTTGCTAGTATTGATACCACAATCCGAAAATTCTGGGAATTGGAAGAAATACCTGCACAAATAAATTCCACACGACTGACTCCAGAGCAGGCAAAATGTgaggaatttttttcgaaaaccacACAGGTTTTACCATGTGGAAGGCTTCAAGTCAGACTGCCTTTCAAAACCGACCGTAAATTACTCGGTCATTCGTATGAAACCGCAGCTCGGCGGTTTCAGGCGCTGGAGAGAAGGACGCTGAAAGATCCAGTACTTCGTAAAATGTACCTGGACTTCATGCAAGAGTATCTCGAATTGGGGCATATGAGTCCAACAAATAATCGACTCCCGAGTGAGCCGCACTATTTCATTCCGCACCAGTGTGTGTTAAGACCGCAGAGCACAACTACCAAGTTGCGCGTAGTTTTTGATGCTTCGAGTCGCACATCAACACAAGTTGCGTTGAATGAAACCTTGATGGTCGGACCGATCGTtcaagaggagcttttttcgaCCCTCCTTCGCTTCCGATTGCACAAATATGCCATGACTGCTGACATCACGAAGATGTATCGTCAAATATTGGTGCACGAAGACGACAGGAACTTCCAGCTCATAGTGTGGAGACAGGATCCATCGgagcatttgcaaatttttcgattAAACACCGTAACATACGGCACAGCGCCTGCACCATTTCTCGCCACACGGTGTCTGCAAATGCTAAGCGACAAAAATAAAGCCAAATATCCACTCGGTTCCAAAGTCATTCGGAATGACTTTTACGTCGACGACCTATTAACAGGATCCGACAGTATAGAAAGCCTCAcccagatacaacaggaagtaaatataattttagaatCGGCAGGCCTGAAATTAGCAAAGTGGTTTTCCAATCATACAAGCTCATCGAATAGTGAGAGTCTCCAAAAATTATTGCAGCTCAGCGATACCGACTCCACCAAAACGCTGGGAATCCACTGGCAGCCGAAAGATGACATTTTTCGCTTCATTCTGGAAGATAATTTTAGCGAGCTGCGAGCAACTAAACGTAATATTTTATCCGTTTCCGCTCGCCTCTTTGACCCTCTTGGTTTATTAGCCCCGCTAGttaccaaagctaaaatcttatTACAAGAGCTTTGGATTCAAAAGCTAGACTGGGATGAGTCGATTCCATTGCGGCTTGACACTAGCTGGCAAAACTTTAAAGCCAATTTGTTGCAGCTTTCATCAATTAGCATTCCTCG GTTCATTGGGCGCCGAGGGATGCCAGCCAAAATATACTGCGACAACGCGACGAACTTCGTGGGAGCAGAGAGGAAGCTGAGGGAGCTCCGGGAAGCCTTTCTGGCACAGAAAGAGGAGATTCTTCAATACGCCGCCGACGAAGGATTCATCTTCGCCTTCATACCTCCGAGGGCACCCCACTTCGGCGGCCTGTGGGAAGCAGCAGTGAAGTCGGCCAAACATCTGCTGGTGCGCGCCGTAGGCAACGTGCTGTTAACCGCCGAAGAAAGCGCAACGCTTCTCGTCGAAGTAAAAGCGGTACTGAATTCCCGACCGCTCGCACCACTCAGCAACGACCCCAACGACGGCGAGGCGCTAACGCCGGCGCATCTACTAATCGGTTGCCCCTTGCGAGCTTTGCCACCGGAGAAGGTACCCGTCAACCTCGGCCGCTGCTTAGAGAGATGGCAGCTTGTTTGCTCTCTCAAGCAACAATTTTGGCGCGCGTGGTCGAAGAGCTACCTTCTGGAGCTTCAGCAGCGCAACAAATGGGTGCACCCGCAGCGCAACGTCCAACCAGGCCAACTCGTCGTCGTCCACGAAGACAACGTACCACCGCAGCATTGGGTGCTCGGTCGAGTAACCGCAACCATTCCCGGAGCGGACGGCAAAATTCGAGTCGCAGACATCACCACTAGGTCGGGTGAAGTACGACGCCCTATTCACAAACTCGCCGTGCTGCCGGTGGAAAACAAGAATTGA